Within Vicia villosa cultivar HV-30 ecotype Madison, WI linkage group LG1, Vvil1.0, whole genome shotgun sequence, the genomic segment AGCTAACTGATGTAACATATTTGAATTTCATCGAACAATTCAGAGCATAGCTAACTGATATCAGTGGAAAAATAAATTTCCAAGACTGCATAAAAAAGTAGGCAGCAGCAACACATACTCTATGTCAGCCAAATCATTCACCAATTGCACTCGAACAGCTGGAGGTATCTTAATCTTAAATACAAACCTGTGACAACAATAGTCTAACTAAGATCAATAAAATGAATTACCAGGAAGTTGGACATTAGTGCCATGATATACAATACTCACATTGTCACTTCTCTTACAATATCAACAAGGGCCAGTCCTTTCCTTGTTTTCATATCATTAGTTCCTATT encodes:
- the LOC131660549 gene encoding replication factor C subunit 3-like, which produces MASQQITEEAVCLCTGNPLPKDIEQISYWLLNEQYSESFKRTNDMKTRKGLALVDIVREVTMFVFKIKIPPAVRVQLVNDLADIEYVLLLPTFLCSLGNLFFH